The genomic window TGAAGAATACTTAAATCCTGACTTACCTACAGATAGAAATTCTTTCTCTAGTGTATCAGTCAGTCATCCAGACTGTAGACACGGAGCTCATTACCTGATTAATAGTGTTGGAAAGTTCTATATATGGAGCTAaacttcttctttaatttctaccAATTGGTTCTGGTACTGACTTCTGGAGAAGCATAGAATCATAGAAGAGAACATTTATCTCTTCTGTAGAGCAACTAGCTCTTCAGGTTTAAAGGTAGTTTGGATGTTTCCAGTTAGACCTCTTTAGGCAAGAAGTAACCTTTAATTCCTTTAACCATATTTTGGGTGGTATATTTTCTGAGCTGTACAATCTAAGATTGTGTTGCTTTTGTAAACATCCACATCACTACCTTTTGAGGTTTATTGACTTTACAGatgaaatttaattctttttttgtgcAATCACACACAAATCAGTTGGTCTGTGGTGTTTGATTTTTTAATCAAAGCAGATCTTTGTATTTATTCGTATTACTTCAGCACAGCATTCCAGATTGGAGAAATGATACTAAATtgtaattttatcattttgggCATTTATTAACCATACTGATTTTGTATCAGTTGCAGATTTGATAAGCACtcattgtttattgtttatattcaaattattgtttaaaatgttgaatttcaAAGGCCTGTGGGGACACAGATTATCTTTAAATAATCCTCTCTAAATTCATTTCTGCCTATTACTACCTTTTGCTGCAAGTCCACCTTCTAGTTCTATTAAGTAGCCCACATTTTCCATCTTATAATGCAAGAGTTCATCATGACATATATTGTCAGATGCTTTGTTAACTGAGATCAAGATACACTGTCTATGGGCtcccagttaaaaaaatgttagtacTTCTGTCTTTGTAAAGTaggcatttttgaaaaattctggCATGTCTAAATGTTAAAGTCCTATTCGTCCACAATTGGAAAGCTAGAAAGAAAATCTACCATGAGTTGTAGGTTAGATGATAATTAAGAcctcaaaagagaaaaggaatgagAGGATTTATGGGAACATTTGATGCTCAGGGCCACGGTAAATACCTGGGCTGCAAAGAAAACAGCCTGTGCCATGAGAGCAGAGCTTCTTCACTGAGAAGGTATTCTGGAGCAGGTGAGAATTGAGGGATCTGGAAATAGTTTCCCTAGTATTAtctattttctttgtaatgtGTGTGGTGAAATCTTAACAGTGAATGCTTCTGAGTGTATATGGGTGTTTCTTTGTGATGTACCTCCTTATTCTTTTTGCTATGGATACAGTAATACTTCATGGTataattttgaagattaaaaactCAATATGAAGTCATCTAGctcattttcttgtattttgttgATGGTAGATAAAGCCTTATTTAACCATTTgttaagttttttcatttttttaatttccattggCCAATTGTGGTGAGTTTCTCAAGAAGTTACTAAATGTGAGTTGTTGCATCACATTTCTTGGTCTCCAGTCTTCTTCATCCTGTCCAGACCCATTTTATTACTGCTGGAAGAAAAATTTATGACAGGTCATTTGATTAAATAGTATTAGAATAATGATGTTCTTTTTCCCACTACCTATTCTCCCAAAAATCATAGTTCAAGAGCAACAGGTTCTAGAAGTTAGTCCTGGATTAGTTGTCTCATTTTCTAGCCTCCAttcaagttacttttaaaaatcatatttatgtGGATACATTTATGTTAAGCAAATGTGTTTTTAGAGGTCCTCCTTGAATATACTCTTCAGTGTAAATTCTGGGCCCCAGGAATAGGGAGATAGTGTTTCATGAGTACTTAATAGCTGGCAGTCACTTTTCTGATAATCTTTTAATTTAGCCAAGTCAGGGCTACTTGTTAAAAAAGTAGAGAGGACTTCAGATGTAGAAGTAAAGGGTTTGGGGCATATGAAGAAAGAGAGTTACATGAATAAAATTCATGAGCTCATGAGTTATTTTGGAATTTACTTTCCTTAGTGGCATAACttattacattaattattttatggcaggttttactttgttttaactTGAGGGTTTCTATAGGATGGGTTAGTAGGCCCTCTACCTAGCCTTCAAAGAATCTCTTGGTTCAGCATGTTGTACTTCATTTTTGGTAATTGATTTATTCTGTCTTCTTGCAGATTGAGGTGGTGCCATGCAGCAAGCAGCAGAGAGATGCAGAGTTCGAGCCAGAAGGCCTGACATGGCACTTTATATACCGAAAGCTCGAAGGGGTATAGTGCTGCTTAAGTCAGGTGATGAAGAAAAAAGCTGTGGTCCACCTAACTCTGTggtgaaagaagaacaaaaagaagatgGTCTCTTCCAAAAGGAGATCTTTAGAGGCAAATCTGAGACTCAGACACTAAGCATTAATCCTGATGATAAGGAACACAACCATAGGGAAGGAAAGAAGTtttcaacaaaattaagaaaagacacatgccttcaagaaagaaagaaagatagggtTTGTGTTAGGAGGGGAACCACAGAATCTAAAGAAGCATTATCCCAAGGACATCAGCAAAGTGTCCCAAATCCTGGGATGCTACCTAGTGCACCTTTACAAAGACACGTTGAACCAAAGAAGGTGGAGTGTTTGGAGGTCGAAACCACAAATGTGATAGGACCTGGGAAGTTGCTTCTATCTCAGTCTTGTTCAGAAGTGGGTGAGGCCCAGGTTCTAAACAAACCATTCCAAAATATGGAATTCTGTGATTTCAGTAGGCACAAACTAAGTGGCAAAACGTTCAAAGGCAgagatttggaaaacagaattgAAACTGATGTCAAGGTGGTGGAGATACTATCCCAGTTTCCTGGAGTTTTTAATTCTGTATTGAAACCTGAGAGTAAGACTGTGGCAGTAAAACTAAGTTCTGATTCTGAAACTGTACCAGAAAGTATGCAAACATCGTGTGGAATGTTGACTCTCGGCAATGGAGGCATCACTGCCATTTCTGTTCCTGGAAGTGCGGATGGTGTCACTGATCAAACTTGTGTAGACTTTGAAGCTGAGAATGTTGGTGATACAGCCAACAGTACAGATATCATCTTGGCTCAGAGAGGTATAGATTCCATTCCTGAGACTTTGGGTCACATCTCTCATAAAATGACCATAGTTAGCAAATTAGAGAGTATAAATGGCATTTTTGATCCAACACTGATTAGAGAGTATGAGAAGAATGACAGTACTGCTGATGACTTGTGTATAAGGTATGAACCTTCTGATACAGCTCTCCTTGCTCATGAAACAGATCTAGATAATGGGCCGAAGAGTGTAGGTGACATTACCCATAAGGCATGTAAGATGGACATTACAGATGTCCTGTCTGATCAGATAACTGTGGGCAGCCCTTGTGTAGCTGCAGTTAGAACAGCTGGTGAGGCCTGTAGCAACACAAatagtttctcaaaatatttagaaatgagtGCAGATACAGCCCCTCTTCATGTAGCTGGGAGTGGGAACGACATAGAAAATTTCAGCAgcctgactgcttgctcagataTTTATGCTGAGAGTATTTCATCTAGTTTCACAGAGTCAACAGGAAAGTTGATAGAGAGCTTGTCAGATTGTGCTTCCTCCTTACCTATAAAGAAGATTGCTGGTAGTAATTGTAGCACTTTTTTGGACTGTGAACTCAGTATGTTAAATGGGACAAAAGTACTTTCAGACAGTGCCTTGGGCATTGATGTAGATTGTACGGGTGATATAACAAAGGCATTGCATGAACTAAAAACTGCCGAAGAGTTCGAAACAAAAGAGGAAGATAACTCAGAGAATATAGAGTTTGGTGTATCCTTTCCTGATACGGAATCTGTATCTATGGAAACATCTATGGAACCGAAAGCAACGGAAACATCTCATGTGGAGGGAAGTACTGAGGACAGCTGGGAGTCTCTGTTTAATGATGATGGTGACTGCTTGGATCCACGTCTTCTACAAGAGGTCTGTTCAGTGGAAGTTACTCGATGCTTACATAATTTATAGATTCATAGAGCCTGGTGTTTGGGGGGGTaattttgatggacatttgtgtacaTTCATACATTCACTCATGTTACATTCAATGTAAGGGTTCctgcaaaaaacaaacaggacTGTAGATTGAGAAAAGAATGTCTGATAGGTCTTTACAAAGTAAAACATACCAAATTGAGTATCTATTATAACCAAGTTGTGAGAGATCTTACTGAATAGATTAAAGATGAGTTTAACAGATTCTGACTGTCTGTTGAGGAAATAAAGAGGGAAACTTCTTCAAAAGGGATTTTCTGCATTGACAAGATGTATTTTACCCAGGCCTATCTGAGGGGAGGAGAGTAATTTATTATTCACATTTATCGTATTTTTCTAGGAAATGTTGGGATGTTGTCAGACACTGGAGGGAAGGAAGTAGAGAAGGGAAGGGTAAAATAAGGAAAGGTATGATCGTTTCTTAAGTAGTTTATGCTGCGTTGCAGAATAAATGATTGTTGAGTACATGTAAAGTATGAGTAAATAATGACATGCTGGCTAGTCAAGAGTTCATAAATACAACATGTTGGGTTAGAagtcattttagaaattatttagtttcatctttttattttcctaatttagaCATTCACTCGATCCAGTATTTAAATTCCTTGCCATAAATAAGAATCATTGGTGTTAAATAGTAAAACCACTTCCCCTTTCATTCCTTATAGGAGTgtctggaaggagaaaaaataatttcccaatgAAATCaccaattttataaatgaggaaattgaagcttagTGGTCAGACCTTTAGGAAAGGCAGAATCAGGGTTTCCATTTAGTTCTCTTTTAATCTAATGTTCATGTTCTTTCTACCAGACCATGTTGTTACCTATAACATAGTTTTGTTTGAGTGATTCCAGAGAACCTTTTAAATATGAAGTGATTGGTTCTTTTGTTTCTCAGAATTAAACCCTAAGTACAGAAAAACGGTCACATGCATGTGAAGACACATGTGAGAATGAAGAGGGTGTAGCCCATTGGACAGAGCTGACTTTCCAATACCAAGCAGTTCCTCTTCATTCTTAGGTGtttgcatgtgcacatgtacCACAGGTAGCACTTCCTATGGTCAAGTCAGGAAGCACTATGTCCTGTCCTAAATATTCcttagaaagaaatacagaacagAAAATAACTACAGATGGCATCCATGAACCCCTTGAAATTGCatacaaaattttatatgtaCGTGCAgtttttcatcagattctcaaaggcaGGGCTTCCCAAAGTACGAGTatcacctggaacttgttagaaatgcaaactctttATTTAGCCCAGTagtgtgtatatttgtgtttttcaggTGACTCTGATGCATACAAAGTGAGAACCATTGCTGAAAAGGTAGTAACATACACTTGAATGTTTATCAGAATGTGAGTGTGATAACTAGAGATGGCTGTCCACACATAactagaagaaaaacagaagttttagACACAAATTAGGTTAATAAATACTAGTAATGTGGGAAGTGAGGTGGAATATAGAGAAGTTATTAAGGATCCAAGCATTGGGGGCTcctgtggggctcagttggttaagcatctgactcttgatttcagctcaagtcatgatctcacagtttgtgtgtttgagccccgcatcaggctcctcactgacagtgtggagcctccttgggattctctgtctgtctctctctctctttctctctctctctctctgcccctccacttctcgtgctctctctctctctctctttctcaaaataaataaataaaaataaaaacaaaaaggattcaAGCATTGGAAGGTCTCCATGTTCAGAGAGATTATCTGAGGGAgcagagagcacacatgtgcacaggaGAGAAGGAATAGCTTCCTACAAAAGAAAGGTATGGCAAGAGCCCTTTACACATAATGAGgcttagtaaataaatatttattgaatggatgtaGATGATAGGGCAGAGTTGGAGCTCTGTGCTTTTTTAGGGTGGACACCAGGGGCTTTCAAAACTTGATTGCTGCTGGAACTTGGATTCTGTATGGTAGCTTAGGGATACAGCTTTTATAACGGGGCAAGAGGGTTCAGGTGTGCAAGTCTGTTTTTCAGATCTTAACACTGTTTGGAATAGGTGCAGAAGAAAGTAGGCAACCACTCAGTGTTTTGAGGAGCATCGTAATATAGCCAAAGATGATACTTGTATGACCTGAAGCTTGGAATGGCTAGAGAAAGGAGTATGTAGTGTTTTAAGCTGGACAGCCAGTGCCTGGGTGTTGTGTTTGGATATCACACACTGGGTTGGTGCTTGGTAGGGAGTGAGGTCTGCATTGAGGGATAAGGGTTGAAGAGAGCAAGAAGGAAGGAGGTAGATTGAGAATGTTGGTAGCAGATCCAACTCCAAACTATGATCTCCTGTGCTTTGAGTTTTAGGAGatgtaataataatgttattaaaaGATGTCACAAATTCAATAATGTTAATAGCCTTTTAGTGACTATTactcttaatttattatttatattgctCTAAACATACTTTATTAAAGGTCAAATcagagtgtctgtctcttgaaaaCTTTCCAACCAATAATTTTTGGCTCTTTTCCCAGTGGGCCTGTTTCTTTGTTGACAGTGGCTACACATGGAGGTATGTCTAATACTTCTAATAGTCAGGGAGGTATGCTGTAGAGCAGGGTGTGACAGCCATTGGCATGTGAAGCAGTTTCCTGTGACATTTGAACTTCTAAAACTGCCTGAGTGGGTAGAAAGCATAGATGGGTCATTACTGAACTCCTGGAACTACAATTCTTGATGAGTCTCTAAAGATCATGGTTTGGAATGCTCAGAAATTTACATTggtaattgattttaaaaaaaatgttggcatGACTTCTTTTAACCCTTTGAGATCTTGGTATAAGAACACAAGAATTACT from Acinonyx jubatus isolate Ajub_Pintada_27869175 chromosome D2, VMU_Ajub_asm_v1.0, whole genome shotgun sequence includes these protein-coding regions:
- the R3HCC1L gene encoding coiled-coil domain-containing protein R3HCC1L, which codes for MQQAAERCRVRARRPDMALYIPKARRGIVLLKSGDEEKSCGPPNSVVKEEQKEDGLFQKEIFRGKSETQTLSINPDDKEHNHREGKKFSTKLRKDTCLQERKKDRVCVRRGTTESKEALSQGHQQSVPNPGMLPSAPLQRHVEPKKVECLEVETTNVIGPGKLLLSQSCSEVGEAQVLNKPFQNMEFCDFSRHKLSGKTFKGRDLENRIETDVKVVEILSQFPGVFNSVLKPESKTVAVKLSSDSETVPESMQTSCGMLTLGNGGITAISVPGSADGVTDQTCVDFEAENVGDTANSTDIILAQRGIDSIPETLGHISHKMTIVSKLESINGIFDPTLIREYEKNDSTADDLCIRYEPSDTALLAHETDLDNGPKSVGDITHKACKMDITDVLSDQITVGSPCVAAVRTAGEACSNTNSFSKYLEMSADTAPLHVAGSGNDIENFSSLTACSDIYAESISSSFTESTGKLIESLSDCASSLPIKKIAGSNCSTFLDCELSMLNGTKVLSDSALGIDVDCTGDITKALHELKTAEEFETKEEDNSENIEFGVSFPDTESVSMETSMEPKATETSHVEGSTEDSWESLFNDDGDCLDPRLLQELSGNLKNRESIQEPRFDYYNHEVSDIDLSDCEFPHVIEIYDFPQEFRTEDLLRVFCSYQKKGFDIKWVDDTHALGVFSSPITARDALGSKHTMVKIRPLSQATRAAKAKARAYAEFLQPAKERPETSAALARRLVISALGVRSKQSKTEREAELKKLQEARERKRLEAKQREDVWEGRDQSAV